DNA from Salmo salar chromosome ssa24, Ssal_v3.1, whole genome shotgun sequence:
ACTCACACATCTCTCATACCGTTTctttataagagagagagagagactagaaaagaactatggaacaatattaaaccttataatgcatatatatatatatatgttaatcTGAAGTCTAGGACCCTGTAAATGTAGTGGGGGAGGGGTCTTATAGcccttccccttctattaatacaagaTAAACATAATCAATaattataatacatcaaacattttgtgcggcccctatcatgaccccaagtTGACCCCATCAGCCTGTTTgtagagctctgactttccaaCCTGAAAATCACTAACATCATGATCTGACCTCGTaattttcagagttcccagttgtcttgaaagcaccattagctagccaacgtcgccatgacatTGCCTACATGATCTTAGAAGCAgtatatcttcatactgtactgtcttttgcCTCGTTCACGTCTTAGTCGGAACTAGAACTAGGGAACTCTTATATTTCCGACTCGCTAAatggttgtagttatacacgtgccgTGTTCAATCAGTTaccaagtctgacattttaaaattTCCTAGTTCCAACTACCATATGAACGCAGCATTTGATTGATCGGTTGAGGGATTCACAATCATGATCAATGATGTTTACTCTCAGGTACAGCCGGATATTGGGAGGTCGTTATTTGCAGATGATGGGGCCATATGGAAGAGAGGAAGAAATGTGCCATACATAGTCAGGAAGGTACAGAAAGCAATTGATGAGGTAGAGCGGTGGGCATTATTGTGGGGATTCAGGTTCTCTGTAGAGAAAACTCAGACAGTGTTCTTTACCAGGAGGAAGGTGGGAGATGAGGTATGCTTGAGGTTATATGGGAGAAAATTGGAGAGGGTGGGTGCCTTCAGGGTCCTTGGGGTATACTTTGATACTATAATGACCTGGGTATAACACATTGAGAGAGTGGTGGGAAAGTGTAAGAAGGCACTAAATGTGGTTCGCTGTCTGACAGGGAAGGAGTGGCGGGCTGGGCGTGCCTCATTGAAGACCATATATGTTGTATTGATCCGATCTGTAATAGTCTATGGAAGTATAGCGTATGGTTCGGCTAGATGAAACGCCCCTACAAGGACTCAGAATATGCAGTGGGGCGTTTCAGACGTCCCCAGTGGCTGCACTACAGGTGGAGATGGGGGAAATGCCATTGCAGATTAGGAGACAGCAGCTGGCAATGAATTATTGGGTCAACCTACAGGGACATGAGGTGTCTCATCCTGCGAAAGGGATTTTACAGGCATGCTAGGAACATGAGCGAAGACAGAACACAAGCTTTGGGTGGGTGGGTAATACCCAGGCGAAGTAGATGGGAATGTATGGAAGGGAGTTTAGCCCAACGGTAGCTATTCCTGTAAATCCACCATGGCTACTCCCACCTCCAGTAGTAGATCTAGAAGTAttggagagactacagaaagatatggagggtgttgatccatctgatttgtTTAAGAGATGTCTGGATACTGTATATCAGGATTTTGTGGCCATATACACAGATGGTTCAAAAGATCCAAGGACAGGACGTACTGGGTCAACATTGTAGTGCAGGAATGTAGGGTGAAAGTCAGGAAACGTATTACAGATCATCTGGCTGTATATTCGGCAGAGATGATGGCCATGCTGTTGGCCTTGCAGTGGGTGGAGGAAGTTAAGCCAGAAAGAGTAGTTATTTTCTCTGATTCATGTGCAGTGTTAAGGAGTCTCCAGTCCTTTAGCTCACGTTGCAGACAAGACCCGGTTTATGAGGTGCTACAAACCCATGGCAGGAGTAAACAAATGGGTATACAGATAATATTTACCTGGGTCCCAGCTCATGTGGGAGTGGAGGGGAACGAGgcagttgatgtactggctaaacaagcactaagtagtggggatgttgatgtggtagtttcaatgagcaaggcagaggcaaaaagcctgatatggacagtgatggtggagaaatggcaggagcagtggaatagagatttttattttttatttaacctttatttaacctttatttaaccaggtaggccagttgcgtgggtgttgttatggtgaccagtgaactgagataaggcggagctttacctagcaaagacttatagatgacctggagccagtgggtctggcgacgaatatgtagcgatggCCAGccgatgagagcatacaggtcgcagtggtgggtggtatatggggctttggtgtcaaaacagatggcactgtgatagactgcatccagttttctgagtagagtgttggaggctattttgtaaaagacatcgccgaagtcaaggatcggtaggatagtcagttttacgagggcatatttggcagcgtgagtgaaggatgctttgttgcaaaataggaagccgattctagatgtaattttggattggagatgcttaatatgagtctggaaggagagtttacagtctaaccagacacctaggtatttgtagttgtccacatattttaagtcagaaccatccagagtagtgatgctagttgggcgggcgggtgcgggcaacgatcggttgaagagcatgcatttagttttactggcgtttaagagcagttggaggccacggaaggagagttgtatggcattgaagcttgtttggaggtttgttaacacagtgtccaaagaagcgccagaagtatacagaatggtgtcgtctgcgtagaggtggatcaaggaatcacccgcagcaagagcgacatcattgatatatacagagaaaagagtcggcctgagaattgaaccctgtggcacccccatagagactgccagagttccggacaacaggccctccgatttgacacactgaactctatctgagaagtagttggtgaaccaggtgaggcagtcatttgagaaaccaaggctgttgagtctgccaataagaatgtggtgattgacagagtcgaaagccttggccaggtcgatgaagacagctgcacagtactgtcttttatcgatggcggttacgatattgtttagtaccttgagcgtggctgaggtgcacccgtgaccagctcggaaaccgcaTTGCACAGCGGAGAAAGTACGGtaggatttgaaatggtcagagaTACCAAGGGCAGGTATTTATTTCAAGTGCAGAGGAAAATTGGGGAGGGGGGAGAACGGCAGGAAGGGACAGAAGAGAGAAGGCTATATTTACAGGATTAAGGGTGGGACACAGCCATTTGAATAAGACCTTACATGTGATAGGAAAGCATCCAACAGGAAAATGTAAGTATTGCCAGGAAACCGAGACAGTGGAGCATGTATTGATACAGTGGGGACATtattggagggaaagagagaggatgagatcTAGTATGAGGGAGAAGGGGTTACGGGAAATTAGTTTAAGGAGTATATTGAGTAGAACGTCATTAGATATAGTCTCACATATGTTGTTATCTTTTTAAGAGCAACGCGGCTGGCAGGCAGGAtttagtttctccctgtctctggcccacactccagtacagtaaatGGCGGTATTCCACCCTAACGTTGGATGCAAACCGCCGATAAACCccaccaaagaagaagaagatcaGTTGAGGGACGAGCGTCGCGGAGGAGTGACGTTATTGCTACGTCTCTTAGTCGCTCCTTGTTTCCGGGTGAGGGATTTAAGGTGAGTGGTGTTGGACGAAACACAACATTTAACTAAAATAGTATGCTATTAAATGACTCGTTAAAATATTAGAACAATACGCATTAACAAATGTTGTAATTGTTATTTGTAAACCTACTTAATTTTGCGAACTACATTTCTAATAGAAGTGGCTAGCTAGTTAATCGGCCTTGTCAGCTAGCAACATTAGCatagcatgttagctagctaatgttagttgtGAATTCCGGGTTTGTTTTGCCTTTTTATTTCtgttattttatttgttatttgtaGTTTGTCAGTGTATACGGTTTTCTTAGATTCTGTAACTATCTGTGTGATTATCTGGAAATGTTCTGTGTTTGCAGGTCCACAACGATATAAAATTAACAGTATCGCCAATCTTCCATCAGCAAAGATGTGCAGTTATCACGGTAGAATCAGACTGTTTGTGCAGGTGCTTTGGGCCCACCTGCTCTGTGGATGGGCGTTTGGCTCTGAGCTTACATTTGAGCTTCCGGATAACGCAAAACAGTGTTTCTATGAAGATATTACCGTTGGTACCAAGTGTACACTTGAGTTCCAGGTAAGTTACTTGAGGCCTTCACATTATGACATGGAGTTATGGGAATTAATATTGATAATAATTCCACTACTATGGGACAAAGTTGAATATTGAAATGGATAGGCTGTATTTTAAACAACACATTTTCTGTCCAGGTTGTCACTGGTGGGCATTACGATGTTGACTGTCGTCTGGAGGATGCAGATGGTACTGTTCTTTACAAAGAAATGAAGAAGCAGTATGACAGCTTTACCTTCACGGCTGCCAAGAATGGAACATACAAGTTCTGCTTCAGCAATGAGTTTTCCACCTTCACGCACAAGACCGTCTACTTCGATTTTCAAGTTGGAGAGGATCCTCCACTTTTCCCCAATGAGAACAGGGTCACTGCTTTGACCCAGGTAGGTCTGTTAAAAGGACTATTGTTGAGAGATGCTCTTCTATGTGATATTGAATATGGCAGTTCAATAACAATTAAAACAATTGGTTAAATCTCTACAACAATATGACATTTCAGTGGGCCCCATTAGGTGAAGTTGGCATGTGGGAATAGTGTGCATTGACAAACATTTGTTGGTTATTTGCAGTGCTTCTATGTCAAAACACGCAAGGATCTTGTATGGATCTTTAAACTCTAAATACCTCTGTTTCAGATGGAGTCTGCCTGCGTGTCCATTCATGAGGCCCTGAAATCGGTCATTGACTATCAGACACATTTCCGTCTGCGGGAGGGTCAGGGACGCAGCCGTGCCGAGGACCTCAACACAAGAGTGGCTTTCTGGTCCATTGGAGAGGCCTTCATTTTGCTGGTGGTCAGCATCAGCCAGGTAGTTTTGCTGAGGAGCTTCTTCTCTGACAGGAAGACCACCACGACGCGAGTTGGATCCTAACGTCCCACAGCATCTCATCCCAGTCACCTCCACAAGGGACTACAACAACAACGGTTCATGGCAGATATGTTTTGTTTTTTAGATGCCATTCACAGAATTAGAATTTTTAAGATACGTTCAGGTTTGAAGTTACTTTTAACAAACCCAGTGGATTTTCTAAGTGAAATCTAGCAAATATTGGAAATGTAACACCGTATTTATTATGTGGATgcatattgtcattgttttttacAACACTGTTTTCCTGAATGTATGAACATACTGGTGGCCTGTCTTGCATTTCTAATTTGAGACCTACTTGATACAATTCTGCAACTATAATTTAATGTATTTGCACACAGTTCTCACTTCCTCCTTAGTAATGGCTCAATTCAAACTTTGTTTTGATATTAATGAAAATAACTGATCAACTGAGTAGACAATTGGTAAGCATGTTCTTTGTTTTTAATTTGAGATTCCACCTGTCAACATAGCTTGTGGCCAGCAGAGGTTGTGTTTTGGGTGGATGAGCTTTGACTTGGTGCATTTTCAGGAGTTCAGCCAATCTCTTTATTGTAACTGGTGGTTTGTTCTTGGTGTAAATGGTAAAACGGATAAATATGAAGCTGGTGTAAGCACATGATTTAATTTCTTTTATGTTAGGCATTTCTTTAATGGTGTGGTCTTTTTCAGTGtggtctttttaaaaatgttggTTTGTATACTGTTCATGATTATTTCtgaacagtcatcactgtgctgccACTCCAAGGAATTGTTTCCTTATTTGAATAGCTGAATAAACATTTTCTGGTAAACCCATTTTTCTGACCTTCTATAATCAATTGAACATTGGTTTGAACTATAGAAGTACAGCATCTATATCCAGGACTTAGATGTATATTGCACTGTAGAATAGTTCACTAACATTTGTCCAGAGAGCTTTTTCATCAGAGTATTAGGAATAGCAGATACATTAAAATCCGCTCATTGCTCAGGTCTCTGATGATCAAGTATTGGGGTTTTTTTCTACAAAGGAGGCAGCTTGTGGGTCATGTATACCTGTAAATATCACAAATGGTGTGGTtgtaagcaacaacaaaaaaatgtgggatgatggttgaaaaattagttatgcttttaaaaaatatatctaactaggcaagccagttaagaagaatgtcttatttacaaagacggccaaacacgacactgggccaattgtgcgccaccctatgggactcccaaccacagccggttgtgatgcagcctggaatcgaaccaaggtATGCAGTGATGCCTCTacaaccgctgcaccactcgggagccctgccTACTGTTCTTTTGAAGAACTGCAGAAAGCACTCAACTATATATGAAATTGATCTTGATTATATACACTTGGTGCTTGCTGATCTAATATGATCATAGAAAAAACGACATGATACTCTGTACTTAGTTCAGGAGACCTTCAGGAGGTGGCAGTAGCATAGAATGAAAAAAAATACATGCAATTCAATCTCGCCATCTGTAAGGACATATGTCATTATTCGTTTAATACAGTTTTATTCACAGATTACAACTTTACTCATACAAACTACAAAATCGAATTGAAATCTTGCTCAACCACCTAATAATTAAATGTATGAGGAAGTCTGACCCTTTAACTGGGTCGTCACAAGTtaccacagtcacaaagtcataattatggctaaaccccgcctatttctacaattaattttaaaatcacattttcaacataaccttaaccttaaccaaacTGCTAACCGTATGACTAACAGTAACTTTAAattaagatttaaaaaaaacatgacttTTTTTTCCGATGCATAccgttttgactttgtggctgtggtaacttctGACAATCCGTTCACCGCTGTTGCGCGAATACCCACTCTGTGATTGGATGTTTTCCTTGTCAATAAATTGGGAGTTACAAAGAAACGGCATTGTTTTCGATTTGACTTGAAGTGTATTCTGGGTATTGAGTCGTGATAAATGATGTGGTGGGTGGACAAATCTGCCCCCTCAAGAACACTGTAGAAACATGACCATAGTAGATTTTCTTGTGTTATTTCAAATGAAAAACATTTAACGTTCGGGCAAGATTTATGACTACCATCTGGTCAACATCGAAGAAAAAGAAAACGCATCTCAACCGACTTCGGCTGCTGGACAACGTTGACTAGCTTAGCTTCACATACAGGAAATAACAAGTGGGGGTGGATGTTGGCGTTCTCTGGGCCTCGCCGTAGTTATTGGTATTTTAACTGGATGGCTACAACCTCTACCTATGTCTACTTAGACATGGTTCTGTCTGAAAATGACATACATAATTAAGTCTATTCATAACAAACCGCTTGATGGAATAGAAAAGGACGTCGGACGGCGTAACGTTGGACACTCGGAAGAGTAACTAGCTAGATTGTAGCTGGTATCAATGTTGTTGGTGAGCAGTACAATACAATAGTTAGCCAGCCAATTGAGGAAGTGATATGTCCGTCGCTAACAAGCCCGTGTTAACTTTCAATTGAAGAGGGGGAAAACCGAACAAGCCAATGTTAACAAATACGTTTATCAACTAGCTACCTGATTTCGACCCATTTCGctcatttagctagctaactcaaCATATTACAATATATTCAAAACTAGCTAGCACCATAAACAAAGGCTTCTGCTCAACACCTGCCACGGACTTGTATCTCGTCGACGCTCCTGTCTTTTTAATCAACTGTGTATCCGGTGAAGGAAGCTGAACCAATGGATTTACAAACGGCAGTTTTCAATGCAGCCAGAGATGGCAAGCTACGGTTGCTTCAGAAACTTTTGGAGAACAAAATTGGCCACGAGGTTACCAAATTAATGGCAGAGAAAACGAACGGGGCGACCCCTTTGCTTATGGCTGCCAGATACGGACACCTAGATTTAGTGGAGTATCTAATGGAGTGTTGCTCCGCACCCGTTGAGATTGGGGGGTCAGTGAATTTTGATGGTGAGACTATTGAGGGTGCCCCCCCTTTATGGGCTGCCTCAGCAGCAGGACACCTGAAAGTCGTGCAGTCTTTACTTGGCCACGGTGCTTCTGTGAACAATACAACACTCACCAATTCCACCCCCCTGAGAGCAGCCTGCTTCGATGGACATCTGGACATTGTGAAATACCTGGTGGAGCACAAGGCAGACCTGGAGGTGGCAAACAGACACGGTCACACATGCCTCATGATTTCGTGTTACAAAGGACACAAGGAAATTGCCCAGTACCTCTTGGAGAAAGGTGCTGACGTTAACAGGAAAAGTGTTAAAGGTGAGTACATTCAGACGTGTTAACTTTCCTGTGTTGTATATCCTGGGCCTACCTAAACAATGAGATTAGGCCTAGTAGCTGGCAGGTAAATTACTCTGTGATTGTCTTAATAAAATCACGAAGTTGAAACATTTACAGTAATTTGTAGATCAGATTGGTCTTGATACAATTTCATGGTGTTTTTCAGACTGTCTCAAGGTAAAATCTTAtcacatttattgtcatgaatcttgccctggaggcaggtctGGGCGATTTCCGCCAGATTGGCTATATCGAGAAAAAAAGTAAGGTTAGCCATTAGTGTTAACGGTGTGGTTAGACTTAGTTTTAAAATCTGTTTTTAATACTTAGTGCAGGGCTTGGTATTAACTTTCTTTAGCCACTTGTGCATTCGACAAGTAGGACAGATGTTTTTCCACTTGTCCCCCTGTATTGACAATGGGAGGCTACTGgtctctgatcccatgtattatatctCCTGCTGTTGttgccttgagcaaggcacttaaagtTAAATACTGCACTGATAGGCTATTGTATAACACACGTGGTCGGTCAACCCTCCATCTGGAGTGCTACTGTGAGTGCAGGCTTTTGATCCAACCCTGCTCAAACACACCAGAGTCAGCTTATCAAGGTCCTGTTGAGcagcttattattattattattattattattattatttattaacaATGTGTTTGAGCAGGGCAGGAACAAAAGCCTGTACACCCAGGAGCTCTCCAGGAGGAGGGTTTGACACCCTGTaacattacaaccaaatactttttgttGTTATAAAACCAGGGATCAAATGGCTAAGCTGGGTGAGTTAGCCAACTAAGATGTTTATCTATTTGTAAGGTTAAATATTCAGTGTTCAGGGGAGTTCTTGACAGCATAGGAGTTACTTGTCCATTAGGCTATTCTAAGAATGTTTTTTTAGCTTTGTCAGAATTACATGGCCAGTATTGAATAGAGGAGAATCCTAGCAAATTTTGAGCGCTTGAGAGATGGTTTTACAACTGGAGTATGCAGCATTGGTTTCATCAACTGCGTGTCGACCATTTGAGGTTATACGTGAGTGCCGATGAGTTATTTTAGGACATCGGACATGACGATGACTTTAATGCATGCTAGTATTTCACTAGCGAGAACCAGCCAAAATACAATCTATTTTGAATTGGCTATGTAGGTAGTCTGTTCTATGTAATTTATTTGACCTGTTgccctaatgtctctctctgaTCCAATTCTCGTCTTAATAGCCTGCCCAATTGTTTGATATTGTGataatatttgtatttttctaaAATAATTTTACTTGTCCAttcagacaactgaaatctataTTCTGCTTGTCCAACATATTTACTTGCGAAGAGAAAGCAGACAAATGACCGCCATGGAGTTTTGCCTCCAGGGAAAGTTTCAGGACAAATGCTAACCTGCTAAATCCAAACATTTGGACATCTAATCAGGTCACCTAACAAGCTGGTTTAATTTGTATTTAAACCAATTAGGGGAAGGGAACCCACCCAGGCCTTTTCTAAATGTAAGCCTTGCAATCGCCCACTCACAAGATCTGTTCGGATCCATGAGATTTGCACCCCCTTGGCATAACGTTTAGATTGGCACAATGTGGACATCACTCCGACGTTTCTCCTAGTGAGAAAAGGCTACAGGCAAGCATGTGACAAACCCATTTAGTTGAAATGTAGAGAATTGAACATTTTGATCAACCTTTTCTCTCTTCACTTCATCTTCTACTTTTCAAATAACTTGCATATATATTGCTCTTTATTACTAGAATGCCTGCCATTTTGCGAAACACATGAATTTGTTTTCCTTTCTTCACAGGTAACACGGCATTACATGACTGTGCTGAATCCGGCAGCTTGGAGATAATGAAGATGCTGCTAAAATATGGAGCCACCATGGAGAGGGATGGTTATGGaatgaccccactgctgtctgcTAGTGTGACTGGCCACACTAACATTGTTGACTATTTGACTCAACACCAGCAAACACGCCAATTGGAGAGAATAAACGCCTTGGAACTGCTTGGTGCCACTTTTGTGGATAAAAAGCGTGATCTTCTTGGGGCATTAAAGTACTGGAAGAGAGCCATGGACCTGAGATACAGGGACGGCAACAATGTTCTCCACAAAGCAGACCCAAAGCAGTTGATCATGGCCTATGACCATGCCAGGGAGGTAAGTAATGAGGAGGAGCTAGACAGCTTGATCTCTGAACCAGATGAGATGAGGATGCAGGCCTTGCTCATTAGAGAGCGCATCCTAGGCCCCTCCCACCCCGACACCTCTTACTACATCCGCTACAGGGGAGCTGTATACGCCGACTCTGGGAACTTTGAGCGCTGTATCAACCTGTGGAAGTACGCCCTGGACATGCAGCAGAGCAACCTGGACCCCCTCAGCCCCATGACAGCCAGCAGCCTGCTGTCCTTCGCTGAGCTTTTCTCCTTCATGCTCCAGGACCGTGCCAAAGGCCTGCTGGGCACCTCAGTCTCCTTCGATGACCTCATGGGCATCCTCAGTAAGAGCGTGCTGGAGATTGAGCGGGCGGTGAAACAGAACCTGCCTGACCCGGCTCAGCTCAGCAAAGCCCTCTCCATCATCCTGCATCTCATCTGCCTGCTGGAGAAGGTCCCCTGCACCGTGGAGCAGGACCACTTGAAGAAGGAGACCATCTACAGGTTCCTCAAGCTGCAGCCCTGTGGGAAGAATGGCTACAGCCCGCTCCACCTGGCCGTGGACAGGAACACCACCTGCGTGGGGCGCTACCCTGTCTGTAAGTTCCCCTCTTTCTACGTTACCTCTATCCTACTGGAGTGTGGGGCGGACGTAAACTTCCGCGACGAGGACAACAATAGCCCCCTGCATGTGGCCGCCTCCAACAACCACCCGGACATCATGAATCTGCTGATTGCCTGCGGCACGCACTTTGACAGCACCAACTCCCTGAAGCAGATGGCCTGTGACCTGCTGGATGAGAAGGAGATGGCCAAGAACCTGATCCAGCCCATCAATCACACCACCCTGCAATGTCTGTCTGCGCGGGCCATCATCAAACACAGCCTTTCCTACAGAGGAAACATCCCAGAGAAGCTGGAGGCCTTTGTGCTTCTCCACAGATAATGACTATTAAAGACGTGTGAGTGGAGCGCGATCCTGCTCTTTTGATTGTATTGAAGTCGAGGATGAACATCGCGTGAACTTCGCTTTCCCCCCTACAAAGCCAGAGTTAAAGCTCTGTGGAAAATCAATGGGGATTTTTTGTAATATGGGCATGCACAATATTTTGAACCGAGCTAGTGTTTTGCTTTCTAATTTCTCCATATTCCATGCTATTTATTAAGATATCATTGAGAGATTTCTCTGTGACCCCTCCACTTTGTGTGTTTCTCTATTTTCAAAGATGCAGGAATATGTTGAGTCATTTTTACATCACCATGGTTCCAATTCGAACCTTTTCTttaactaattggtcttttgatcaatcagatcagctctgaaaaagatctgatgtgattgatcagaagaccaattagtggacaaaaatgtcagaattgggctgccagtGTAAATGTTGCCAATAAATGGACCCTCTACATTTCATTGTACGTTCTTTATGCTCTCATTCAATGGTAATGTTTTCAGGGTTTTGGGTCTGCGGAGTTGAGTAATGGAATGGACAAATATCTTGATCAAAACCATAAAGATGCTTCATGAAATGGTCATGTTTGCAAATACCATAAGTGCTTTATTCCTCCTATGCACAGGCTATGATATGCGACTGTTCTGTGCGGTGTCTTGCAATTTTTTTTGTGGTAACTCCCCTGTTCCTTCATCTTTCCCTAATTTGTTACACTAAGCAGAGGGATTGATGTGACAATTGCTGAATGCTgttagtggtggggttgggtgaTTTTATGTGCTAACTGTTAAAGGTTATTAAGTGCTGAAGTTGAGTAGGAGTGTATGCAACCCTCATGCTTCATATCATTGACCTTTGAACCTGATTCTTCTATGGTGATCTGAGCACTAAAGCAACATGGTTAGTTGGAAACTAATATGACTGTGCATGTAGTTAGAATTCACAGGAAACCCCTCGACATCTGAGTTTTGAATGGCATATCATTCAATTATTGCATAAACGCTTTAGAGCTCTGACGAACCCAAACGTATAACCTTTATATTCATCCAATTGCATTATAATTGGAAAGAGGGAAGGCCTTGTACAGTGTCTGAGCTTTGTGAAGTAACCTTGCACATTAGCTTTATTCATGTGGTTTTTAAAAGGGCTTAACTTAATATTTTTAGGAATAGATTTCGCTAAGTACAGAACCATACAAAGGAACCATACCAGGGAACTTGCTTTAATTCTGCACTTTATTACAGACTGTAAGTTTTCCAATGACAAAATTACAATGATCAATTTCATGTCTTAAGAACTAATTTgacaataaacccatgttgcaCTTGTCCTCTTTTTCCCAGTGTTTTCATTCAGTCCCAAGTAGCTATGCAGCAGGATTACATTTGTCTCTGTAGTGACTCTCCTGCACACACCTATTTCCCACCACTTTAAAATGTCGCAGTGTAACTG
Protein-coding regions in this window:
- the tmed7 gene encoding transmembrane emp24 domain-containing protein 7, encoding MCSYHGRIRLFVQVLWAHLLCGWAFGSELTFELPDNAKQCFYEDITVGTKCTLEFQVVTGGHYDVDCRLEDADGTVLYKEMKKQYDSFTFTAAKNGTYKFCFSNEFSTFTHKTVYFDFQVGEDPPLFPNENRVTALTQMESACVSIHEALKSVIDYQTHFRLREGQGRSRAEDLNTRVAFWSIGEAFILLVVSISQVVLLRSFFSDRKTTTTRVGS
- the LOC106585844 gene encoding protein fem-1 homolog C, which codes for MDLQTAVFNAARDGKLRLLQKLLENKIGHEVTKLMAEKTNGATPLLMAARYGHLDLVEYLMECCSAPVEIGGSVNFDGETIEGAPPLWAASAAGHLKVVQSLLGHGASVNNTTLTNSTPLRAACFDGHLDIVKYLVEHKADLEVANRHGHTCLMISCYKGHKEIAQYLLEKGADVNRKSVKGNTALHDCAESGSLEIMKMLLKYGATMERDGYGMTPLLSASVTGHTNIVDYLTQHQQTRQLERINALELLGATFVDKKRDLLGALKYWKRAMDLRYRDGNNVLHKADPKQLIMAYDHAREVSNEEELDSLISEPDEMRMQALLIRERILGPSHPDTSYYIRYRGAVYADSGNFERCINLWKYALDMQQSNLDPLSPMTASSLLSFAELFSFMLQDRAKGLLGTSVSFDDLMGILSKSVLEIERAVKQNLPDPAQLSKALSIILHLICLLEKVPCTVEQDHLKKETIYRFLKLQPCGKNGYSPLHLAVDRNTTCVGRYPVCKFPSFYVTSILLECGADVNFRDEDNNSPLHVAASNNHPDIMNLLIACGTHFDSTNSLKQMACDLLDEKEMAKNLIQPINHTTLQCLSARAIIKHSLSYRGNIPEKLEAFVLLHR